In a single window of the Littorina saxatilis isolate snail1 linkage group LG3, US_GU_Lsax_2.0, whole genome shotgun sequence genome:
- the LOC138963075 gene encoding hyaluronidase conohyal-P1-like, protein MASRSSLQNLQTLLAVALSALLSCSAFLADIKAIPTLPTGSQCPGELPPPDTPFRVVWNHPDPCERKGVHMNFSEYGIVFNTGRSFIGDEVQTLYKTGRWPRYSGSRPIEGGLPQLFNDSTFAKTREDLSRNRKQDFKGLAIIDFESWRANYITNFGSLAVYQRESVKLVEQQHPDWPIARVKQEAAKEWEEGARRVMSGKLAIGQELMPGGHWGYYLHPRAWAGNSSPAQNDRMWWLWTKATGLYPTIYLGNPDQHVEQKTSRVVREVAEAVRIQDKFSPPNTVIYPYSNINQGPHVFFMEDHLQVTLGVPADMGASGIVLWGSSSYYRVSDQCTKLHDYVHNVLGPFVRNLTHFTSDCSQALCGGHGRCVHNSKDVLIPETEAVSLSDKCTPRDSPFRDYHCRCYSHWEGACCERYAPFPCQQATPTGSQPQVKDNAGLIGR, encoded by the exons ATGGCTTCGAGATCGTCGCTACAGAATCTCCAGACTCTGCTGGCTGTGGCACTCAGCGCGCTCCTGTCGTGTTCAGCCTTCCTGGCCGACATCAAAGCCATCCCGACCTTACCCACCGGGTCACAGTGCCCCGGAGAGCTGCCCCCACCCGACACGCCATTCCGGGTAGTGTGGAACCACCCGGACCCGTGTGAGCGCAAGGGAGTGCACATGAACTTCTCCGAGTACGGCATCGTGTTCAACACAGGGCGGAGCTTCATCGGCGATGAGGTGCAGACCCTCTACAAGACGGGCAGGTGGCCCAGGTACTCCGGCAGTAGGCCCATTGAAGGGGGTCTTCCTCAG CTGTTCAACGACTCGACCTTCGCTAAGACCAGAGAGGACCTGAGCCGGAACCGGAAACAGGATTTCAAGGGTCTGGCGATCATTGACTTTGAGTCTTGGCGTGCCAACTACATCACCAACTTCGGCAGCCTGGCAGTGTACCAGCGGGAGTCGGTCAAGCTGGTTGAACAGCAACACCCGGACTGGCCCATTGCCAGGGTTAAGCAGGAAGCCGCCAAGGAGTGGGAAGAAGGAGCCAG GAGAGTGATGTCGGGCAAGCTGGCTATCGGGCAAGAACTGATGCCGGGCGGACACTGGGGCTACTACCTCCACCCCAGGGCATGGGCGGGCAACAGCTCACCTGCACAGAACGACAG AATGTGGTGGCTGTGGACCAAGGCCACAGGACTGTACCCCACCATCTACCTGGGGAACCCCGACCAGCACGTGGAGCAGAAGACATCCCGGGTGGTCAGGGAGGTGGCGGAGGCCGTCAGGATCCAGGACAAGTTCTCCCCTCCCAACACCGTCATCTACCCCTACAGCAACATAAACCAAGGACCTCACGTCTTCTTCATGGAG GACCATCTGCAAGTGACGCTGGGTGTGCCAGCGGACATGGGGGCGTCAGGCATCGTGCTGTGGGGCAGCTCCTCCTACTACCGGGTCAGCGACCAGTGCACCAAGCTGCACGACTACGTGCATAACGTGCTGGGGCCCTTTGTTCGCAACCTGACCCACTTCACGTCCGACTGCAGTCAGGCTCTATGTGGGGGTCATGGAAG GTGTGTTCACAACTCTAAGGACGTCCTGATCCCGGAGACGGAAGCCGTCAGCCTGTCGGACAAATGCACACCACGCGACTCCCCGTTCCGGGACTACCATTGTCGCTGTTACAGTCACTGGGAGGGTGCGTGCTGCGAGAGATATGCACCGTTTCCATGCCAACAAGCCACGCCCACCGGGTCACAGCCGCAAGTGAAAGACAATGCTGGTCTGATCGGCAGATGA
- the LOC138963074 gene encoding uncharacterized protein, whose translation MAVKWTPKPSSPSMFVQPASPLFVEPTTNTCGCCCEKLTSATTTRHQEKSPARRTSKSTLLTGQQRLTILRTWHRLSGDLVTLGIATMNRMIYINSKTKYPFKFRFKVGQQLQDDPGFRQHAFWCIQVINAVVENLDHVEDTVDAMFLEIGAMHAGLPLFSAAYFSLLPDVWCDVWDEHLKGRYSVQAAKAWRRVFEYVESRLVEGYESSSLRGDPEAGGYEDFDEDSISRSSLTGTESEVDEDPSANDMSLGVDGSFLSASKRTMPHSRSSSVASARRSGQKKSTRAASGPRLGSIVSTTSDRDPLADSIYKRPSVTPSLTPSQPGPTQSIFLNFASFNSKSPPGSGRSSPGRPSIYDRASSLKFHVPGSPFTKPVSPSSSKPPSPALSVASLALPLPGTAPNSLVVPATPVPRRSYFFSAISKFSSNTIKSNKSPPTSPPTSLPKSNSDPMSAATTVDGGAPCTVVGGEGTPVGNRSRAGSFPPEEAGGKQKPENK comes from the exons ATGGCGGTGAAATGGACACCCAAACCCTCGTCCCCCTCAATGTTCGTCCAGCCCGCCTCCCCACTGTTCGTCGAGCCTACTACCAACACTTGTGGCTGCTGCTGCGAGAAGTTAACCTCTGCCACCACCACCAGACACCAAGAGAAATCGCCGGCGAGAAGGACCTCCAAGAGCACTCTGCTGACCGGTCAGCAACGACTGACCATCTTGAGGACGTGGCACAGGTTGTCCGGAGACTTGGTGACCCTGGGAATCGCCACGATGAACAGAATGATTTACATCAACAGCAAGACCAAGTATCCTTTCAAGTTCCGATTCAAGGTGGGGCAGCAGCTCCAAGACGACCCAGGCTTTCGACAGCATGCCTTCTGGTGCATACAG GTGATCAACGCTGTGGTGGAGAACCTGGACCACGTGGAGGACACGGTGGACGCCATGTTCCTGGAGATCGGGGCGATGCATGCCGGCCTCCCCCTCTTCTCCGCCGCCTACTTCTCT CTCTTGCCCGACGTGTGGTGCGACGTGTGGGATGAACACCTCAAGGGACGCTACTCCGTGCAGGCGGCCAAGGCGTGGCGGCGTGTCTTCGAGTACGTGGAGTCGCGCCTCGTGGAGGGCTACGAGTCATCCAGCCTGAGGGGAGACCCCGAGGCGGGTGGCTATGAAGACTTCGACGAAGACAGCATTTCCCGCAGCTCCCTCACCGGGACGGAATCGGAAGTGGACGAGGACCCGAGTGCCAACGATATGAGTTTGGGCGTGGACGGGAGCTTCCTCTCCGCCTCCAAGCGCACTATGCCTCACTCGCGCTCTTCCTCGGTCGCGTCCGCTCGCCGTTCGGGTCAGAAGAAGTCAACCAGAGCCGCCTCTGGACCGCGTCTCGGCTCCATCGTGTCCACCACCTCTGACCGGGACCCTCTGGCCGACTCCATCTACAAACGCCCCTCCGTCACGCCTTCCTTGACGCCCTCCCAGCCTGGTCCCACCCAGTCCATTTTCTTAAATTTTGCGTCGTTTAACTCCAAATCTCCGCCTGGCTCTGGGCGCTCCTCTCCCGGTAGACCATCCATTTACGACCGCGCCTCATCCCTGAAATTCCACGTGCCTGGGTCCCCCTTCACCAAACCCGTCTCGCCGTCCAGCTCCAAGCCGCCCTCTCCCGCGCTATCCGTGGCCAGCTTAGCACTTCCCCTTCCTGGGACCGCTCCTAATTCCCTGGTAGTCCCGGCCACTCCAGTTCCCAGGCGTTCCTATTTCTTCTCCGCCATTTCCAAGTTTTCCAGTAATACGATCAAGTCAAACAAGTCGCCCCCGACGTCGCCCCCGACGTCGCTCCCGAAGTCCAACTCGGACCCCATGAGTGCGGCCACGACGGTTGACGGTGGCGCCCCCTGCACGGTCGTTGGAGGGGAGGGCACCCCTGTAGGCAATAGATCCAGGGCCGGATCTTTTCCGCCTGAAGAGGCTGGTGGCAAACAAAAGCCGGAAAATAAATAA